A region of the Leptospira inadai serovar Lyme str. 10 genome:
AGTGCTTTACCCTTCCCGATTCGTTTTAAGAAGAACATTTCCAATAATCGAGCTTGAGCAAGGAGAAGATATCGTTTCAGAAGGTTCATCAATAAACGAATCATCATAGCCGAGAAAATAAAATAGCCAAGTGAGTTCAGATCGGCGCCAAGACCTGGACGGTCGAATCTCTCTTAGGCATGATTGAGATCTAAGTAAACTGATCGACACTCGCGGAAAAATTGTCATAAGCATTAAGCAGGCATCCGGACCGAATCTTCATTTTAAAAAAAAAGTTGCAACGAAGTGTCCAAAACGGTACTCCACACGCGTCATAGGTTATCGGTTTAGTCGACCGATACTACAAGGCAGGAGGCCCTGTATGCCAAATCAGAAGTATTTATGTATCCAAAGGGGACAATCCGGAAAAGTCGATAAGCCGTCTCCGGCAGAAATGGAGGAAATGTATGCCATATTCAACACCTGGAAAGAAAAGTTCCGGGATAATATCGTCGATATGGGCGGGAGACTGAAGGGAGGAAAAATTGTAACCTCGGACGGAGTTACCGACGGGCCCTTTACGGAGACGAAGGAAATGATCGGTGGCTATATGATTATCTCTGCTAAAAGTTTGGAAGAAGCGATAGAGGTAGCTCGTCAATGTCCGGGAGTGGTAAGACCTGGATCAAGCGTTGAGGTTAGAGAGATCAACGTACCTTGACGCCTCCAAAACTGGTGGAGCACTTCTTCCGACATGAGTATGGTAGACTCGTTGCCATGCTATCACGTCGCGTTGGAGTGCAACATATCGAAGACGTCGAGGATATAGTTCAGTCTTCGTTAATTACTGCGCTCGAAACATGGATAATAACGGGCTTGCCGGATAATCCCTCGGCCTGGCTTTATCGAGTAGCGTACAATAAGCTGATGGGAGAATTGCGACAGCAAACGACCCGCCTACGAATTTTGAAACAAAATGCGAAGGAAGAAATCTCAGGTCCCGATAACGATCAAGAGATATTTTTAGAGAGGGAAGTACGAGATGACTTATTGTTAATGCTATTTGTCTCCTGTAACGAAATGATTCCCTTGGAGTCGCAGCTTGTGTTGGCTCTAAAAACTCTTTGCGGTTTTAGTATACGAGAGATTGCACTTCGATTATTTACGAGTGAGGCAAATATATATAAGCGTCTCGGTCGAGCTCGAAGCTGCTTGCGAAAACTTCCGCCTTACACCGGAGAACTTACCGCCGCGCAGTACTCCTCGCGACTTCCGAGCGTAAACAAAGTATTGTATCTTTTATTTACGGAAGGCTACCTTTCTTCTCATGCTTTCCAGCCGATCCGAAAGGAACTTTGCGATGAAGCGATACGACTTACGACTCTCCTTGCGGAACATTCAATAGGTCAGAATTCGGAAACATTTGCTTTATTAGCCTTAATGCATTTACAGTCGGCACGAATGCCGGCTCGTCAGGATGAATCCGGAGGCTTGCTTTTGCTGGAGGAGCAGAACAGAAATCTTTGGGATCAACGAGGAATTTTGATCGGGTTAGAATGGTTAGCCAAATCCGCAAACGGAGATAAGTTTACTAAGTATCACGCGGAAGCGGGGATCGCGGCGGAACACTGTCTAGCTCCCTCGTTTCGGGAAATTCGCTGGGAAAGGATCGTTGAATACTATTTGATATTGGAAAAAATCGCCCCCTCGGCGCTTCAAAAGTTGAATTACGCAGTTGCCGTGGCGGAATTGGAAGGTCCGGCCGAGGGACTCGCAATTCTTGACGGTTTTGAACCGCCGTCTCGGTTATCGAGTTCTTATATTTGGTCTGCGGTTCTTGCAGACTTGCACCGGAGATGCGGAAATATCGAGATGACAAATTTTTATAGAGATGCGGCGTTTGAGGCTGCCCTCTCTCCGCCTGTGAAGGAACTTTTACGAAGACGGCTCGGGTCCGGGGATATCAGTTAATCGTTAAGTTTTAAAGTGCACCATTCCCCCCGCTTCGATCTCCGCTTGGTTTTGCCACTCTATTACTGTTTTCGAGATTGGCCTTTCGGGATTATCTGAGGTTCTAAACTTCCGTTTCTATCGCCGGGGATTTCCAACTCTATTGACCCAAAGTCTCCTTTGCTGGTCGTGAGCGGAGATTTTGTAGGTAAGTTGCGCGGTTGCACCTTCGGTTTGCGATTGACTTCTTTTCAATATTTAAAATCGAGAATGCCATGTATAGAAATTTAATTTACCGGGTAATATACAAATGGAGTTCGCTTATGCAAGTGTCATTATATTTTTTACCCTTATAAACTTCGTTAATTATGAATTTGCCGACCAATTGAACGCCTCCAGACTTTTCTTTATTTTTCGTTTTCATCTTTAACTGGAATGGGATAATTTTGCTTTGCTTAATAGGCTTATCCTCAAATTCAAAAACCAATTCCTCCGAGAAAATAGGACCTTTCGCAATGTAAGCCCCTATTTTCGAATCCTGAGATACCCCGATGGCAGCCTCATAGATTCTTAATGTAGCCTTTTTGATCCGATTATTTGCCTGGAACAATTCCGGATGTTCGCCATATCCATTATATATCTTTAATGTTAAATCAAATCGAACACTCTCCATATCCGGATAACTTTCATTAGCTTGTGTTTCACCTGCAATAAATATATATTCATCTTTTGGCCCCTTGTCGGTACACCAAGCCGTCTTTTCGTCGTTATCGCTCAAATACCTTATATCGAATTTTCCTTCAGGTTCGGTGCTTTGCAAAGTAGAACTAGCGTATCCGAACGGAGTTTTGCCGAAATTATTCTTTATCCAAGCGATATCTTGTTCGTTAATTGCATTTCCCGAAAGAAAAGGAACAATCGAATATACTAATGTCGATAACGCCAGTATCGCTATTTTATGAATATGAGTCTTTTCCCGACAGCCGGTTACCGGTATAAAAAATCCCGTTTTCAGTCGCGTAAGGAGCAGATGGAGTCTTTGAGCCACGGTCAACTTAAACGCTCGTCTGTTAATTCGGATTTCTGATGCGATTTAGTTTCCTGCCGGTTCATTCGATATCCAACCTTTTGCATGATAGTTCTATCTCCATTGATATCAGGGCATTCACCGGTTAAACTTCCTACTCGTTTTCGCCTGCCTAGTATTTCCATAATTATGATTTAATCCCATGTTGGTTTGACCGCCAGCACTTACGAAAGCATTCAACCCGAAGTTATTATTGTCAATTTTTTAAAGGCTCATGCCCCCGATTACCGAACGACTTCCGTTTGAAGTATTATAGTTAAACCCTAAGTAGCTTCCAATCGTATTCGGCAAATTCCCATTGATGGTTATACTTAGACCGCTTCCAGGCGTGAAGCAACGCCTTCGGAAGTGTTTATTTTTGATCCTACCGAAGATGAACTGGACGTTGAAGAACGGCGTTTATTAATAATGTTGCATTTTCCAAGAAGCCGAGTATACTCAACTTGTTTGCGGGCGGTAAGGAGACAGAACACTCATTACGGGAAGCCCTTCTTTTGCAAAATGGAAAAGTTACATCTTCTCAATGCTAACAGCTTCATAGCCGATTGAATTAAAATAAAATATTACAGTTTCCCAAGCCCTTTCGTTTAAATAACCATATCTTCCAGATTGACCGTTTATATAAACACGTCTTGGAAATTCGAACCATAGTTCTCCTCCAGCTATAGCTTTACCTCCTGCCGTAATATTTGTATGTTTAATCGTTTTCGGACCAATTTTTTCTAAGACTATAAATAAGCATTTTGAAGTTAGAACCCAAAGGTACCGATGGTCTAATGGGGGATTGCTCGGATCAAAATTTAATACAGTATAAGGACTCGGAGGCAATCCGTTGTCAGTGGCATTGTAAAGAAACTCCGTTTCAACAAGCAATTTTTCATTTTCAGGGATATCTTCAATGTCTCTACCTTGCACTAATTTTCTGCGTTCATACGGGAAGAGATCCAAGCCTAAAATATCTAGTATTTCCTTACTAGGTGCAGGCATATGTCTATTGTTTTATAACTGTATATACTCGTTCCAAGGCTTCATTCAAAATATTTATACCGTAATTCTCTAAAGCACGTATTCCAGGAACTCTCACATATCCATCAGAAGATTTTTCTAATTTAGAAGGATCTATTGAAGATAAAATTGACTTTGAATAATTGAAATAATAATCCCAGTTCGATTCTTTGAATAATTCCCGAACGACATCTTCGCTAATTATCGGCTCTTGTATTAACTTTTTTTTAATGACCTCTGATCCAAGGACATTTTTCAGCTTCGAGAGTTCATCTGCATTTTTGACGTACTTAGAGGGCTTGAAAGTTATCTCCAAGCCAAGATATGAAACTTTTATAGGATTATCCTTATCTAGGAACTGGAACGACGGTATCGGGTTCCCAATAACGTATGAGAATTGATTTCGGCTTTCACCAGAATACTGATTCCCTAATTTTTTCGATTCCTTTAAAATATTTCCTGATTTCAAAGCTGCATTAATTAACGACGGAATTGGTTGAGAAGAACTAAAATCTCCAAAGGTTCTTTGACTCATGTTCTTTTATTTTAGAAATTATTTTAAAATAATTTCTAAAATATCCTCCTGTAAAACTAATACGGAACTATCCAATAATTCTTGGACCGTCTTTGCATCAGGTAATTGCACCGGAATTTGATTCCATGGTAAATCCTGAAGGACTGCAATGAAAATGGAATTTTTTTTCCCGAACCGTGGTTGCAATTGAAAATGAAATTTTCTATTTCCATCGACGATAAGTTCAAAATCAATTATTTTCGCTTCGGATATCTTTATTTTATCGTTAGTCTTAACATTTTTTATAATAAATTTCTCGGCTAACCAAATGCCCCCATCGATTTCTAAATCATTGAATTCATGTTCCGAATACAATGCAACATTTGAAAAACCCAATCCGAACCCGCCGTGAGTTACGTAATTAAATTCTGATTTTATTTTTTCGAATGTATTCGAAACCGATAAACTAGTATAACCGGTAACTCTAATCCCAACTGAGTTTAATAAAACCTCAGGGAACGGCAATATCCCAGTATTTTGGAATATTTTAAGTCCTTCATCGGTGGTTACAGCTTGTGTTCTCTCTGGATCATTAAATAGATTCTTGTAGAATTTCGACTCTAAGACAGGAATTTGAGAATAAACACTTAGCCAAGATCCGGCAAAGGAATAAGAAATTACATTCGTTGAAATCACAGCTCTATTCCAGTATTATTAGACCGACAATTACGAATAAATCGGACCCTAACTCTATATTCGGTTTCTTGACCCTTTTTGCCAACGATTTCTCGACATTATTGATTGATGGAGACTAAGATAGAAACACAATAGGTAAACCTTTATTATGTAGTTTCGGTTTTAATACGACATTATGAGCATTATGGCTAGTGATTTAGCAGGCTCTTTGGGCGAATTGGTCAACCAGGCTTAGAAATCTCTAATAGCCTAGTACTTATCCCTGTTTGCCTAAATGATTCCTTCCCGGTAAACGATTTCTCGGGCAGTTTTTCCTTTTCTCCCCCCGACAATCTCCAACCACTCCCTGAATTCTTTCGACTGATTGTTTCCTCGGAAGAAAGGGCCCTCCGAAACTTTCAGGACACTATCAGGCGAGACAATTGCGTGAGTAAAGATTGCGAGCCTCAGGATGGGTTTCGAACTCCGCTTGGTTTTGCCCGTAGTGGCAGGAAGACTCCGAATTATTTAGGGAGAGTAACGGTTATCCAATCTAAAAACTTGGATTTCAGAAATTCATCGATCGGACCGGAAAACTGATGATAGCCTAGGAAAATCATCCAATAAACCAAGGTGAACCCGAATAAAATTTTCGCGGTCGAGTTAGCCAAAAAGGGCGATGCCGAATAGAACATTCTAAATACTGCAATCGGCCAAAAGAAAAGTAGGAAAAAATAAAAGGCGCGGGGGAGTCCGTAAAGCCAGCTTAAAATTTCGGTGGGATACGATTTTGTTAAACGATCATAAGATTCTTTTAATTCCGGGAAGAACTGAAAAAAATAAAATACGAATACGAAAAAAGTCGCCACCTTCCAGATTACTTCTATGTCGTTCCGAATTAAAACTAAGGTAAGCCCGATGAACCAGAGTAAAAATAACGGGAATACGATCTGCTCTAAGAGGCCTGCGGAAGCTGTTTGAGCGAGAAAGATCATTTCTGTCTCCGGATTTTATTTATTTTGGGTAATTTTCCGGAAGCCCAATCCAAGCATTGAAGCAAACTTTCCGGATCTGCTAATCCTTTTCCGGCGATGTCGAAGGCGGTTCCGTGGTCGGGAGAAACTCGTAAAAAATCCAATCCCAGAGTCATATTCACCCCGTATTTACCTTCCCACATTTTAAACGGTATCAGTCCCTGATCATGATAACAAGAAAGAAACAACGAAAAGCGGCGTCGATTCTGCTCGGTAAACGCCGCATCGGCGGAGATCGGTCCTACCACATTCAGTCCCGACTTCTTGAAAGAGGAAATCATAGGTTCTAAAATGGATTTTTCCTCGGTTCCGATTTGTCCACCTTCTCCCGCATGAGGATTCAATCCTAAAAATGCGATCTCCTTCCGCTTTTCTAAAGGAGCGGAACGGATGGCGGCGATTAAACTCGGCACATGTATTTTTTTCAAGTAGAAAGGAACCTTTATTAAAGGAACATGAGTGGTCAAGGTTAGTACGTTCAACTCACGCCCAGCCATCAACATGTACGTTTTACGATCGTAGGAATCCGCAAGCGTCTCGGTATGACCTCGGAAACCCTTTACTCCCGAACGCAAAACCCATTCCTTGCTCAAAGGCAGCGTGACCAAATTTCCCCCGAAACGTTTTTGTAATTGGATGGCTGCCAGGAGAGACGAATAGGCAGCCTTTCCGGATTCGATCGAAGGCTTACCTACAGTTAGACGTGCTTCTTCCCTGGGAGTCAAGGCTAGAGTATTCCATGTATAGAGTCCAGGCCGAGAAATCGCCGCCGGATCTTCAACGGATGTCCAGCCTTTCTTGGGGGATTTTGTCTGAGATCGAATTAGAAGAATGAAAACATCCTTGGACAAGGACTTGACTCTCGAATAGGAATGCTCTAAGAGATCAGGCCCGATCCCGCAGGGATCTCCTTCAGTGATAAGGATGCGATCCAAGGCCTTTTGAACGGAAGATTACGCTTCCTTGCCGGTTTGCTTTCCGAAAAGTTTTTCGAGGCTGAGAGAATCCTTAGAATACTCCAACTCGATTCTTTCCTTATTCGAATGCTTTAGATCGCTGGAGATCATGCAACGTCCCTCCAGGGTCACTCCGTTTTGGATGATTAATTCCGGAGTCCGAATATCGCCTAGAATCAAACTTGTAGGAAGAAGCATGACTCGATTTCGAGCAGTGATATTCCCGATCACGATACCTTCCACGATAACACTGGCAGCGGTGATATTCGTTTTTACCTTACCGGAAACACCGATATACAACTGTTCCGCTTGAAGAGACTTGCCTTCGAACTTTCCATCGATCTTCAAGGATCCGTTAATGAAGAATTTCCCGCTAAAGTAGGAATTTTCGCCGATCGTGGAATTGGTGACTTCGGAAGAGTTCTTAACAAGTGCCATGAATTTTAAATCCTATAGATTTCGAATCGGGTTCTGTAATCCGGTGTATGCACAAAGTATAGCCCCTGCCGCTTCGGGAAAGGAATTTTTAGAGATAGCGGGGGGTTTTTTCTCGTCGGCAAAAACTTCCCGACCTCAGGCTTCGAGAGCCGGACCGGGACTCCTTTAAGTCAGTGCTTCAAATTCGGCACATTGATTCGGTCCAGGACCTCCGCCGTAAAGTCGCGGAATTCTTCCACTGCTTTGGGAATAGGAAGGCCTTCCAATTCGGTGGCCTTTTCAAAACGCGGATTAAACGTGATCTTCTCCTCAACGTTCATGATGATTCCCCCGCCCGCCTTGAGTCCGTCCAGGACCTTATTCAGAAATTCGTTGAACTTTTGAAACATCTCGAACGCTTCCGCTATGAAAATTCGAGTTTGCTTGTTCTTCATTCGGCTAAGCTGTTCCCTGAATTCCTGCTTTTCGGCGGCCTGGTATTCCTCGATGGTTTCCGTCAAAACCTTGATATTTCTGCGGATGTTTTCCATATGCTTAACGACTCCGTCCTTTTCGTTTCCGTGAGAAAAGTCGAAGCGAATATGCATTTCATTCAGAATCGGTAGATATTCCCGATCCAGAACGTTGATCCAGGTTCCGATCTGATTGACTTCGGAATCGTTCGAATTCGGAGAAATTTTCATGACCGGATATTTCGCCAAAATTCGACCGGCCGCGTCCGGATTTTCCCGGAAGAGTCGGATTTGTTCGGCAGCCGTTTCCAAATTGTCGGGAATTCCTTCCGGAGAAATTTCCCGCATGCGGTTTCGATATTTATCAAGATCCCGACTCACCCGATATCTCTGTTCGTCGTTTTTGGAAAGCTTTAGAATCTTTTCCAGTTGGTTGATCATCTTTTGATGACGTTGCAACTCTAAAATCTGCTCTTGCGTTATTGCCGCCATAGTGGGAATTTTATTTTAGCCGATTCCGATACCGAAAGCAAGAAGTTTACGCGCTTAATCGGATCTCTTCTTGTATCGTTCCAAGACGAGCCGTAAAAAGTCCGAATCCGGAAATTTATAGACCAAAGATTCCAGCAGCTTTATTCCCTCTTCTCCCTCGCCGGTTTCCAAAAGCGCGATCGCCTTCAGATAAATCATTTCCGGAGAATATTGAAAGCGTCCCGTACGAACCGATCGCTCGCGAAAGGCCTCGAATTTTCTTTCCTTGAATTCTTTTACGGCCACGGCTCGATGAATCAAATACGAATCCGGATACTCCCGTTCTATATCCACCAGATCCGAGTCTAGACGAGATGCCGCAGTGGAATTCCAGAGAACCAAAAGTTCGAAAGGTCTAAGGGTATGTACGAGTTGCTTTTCCCTCAAAATTTCGTACCGTTCGAAAAGACTTTCGTCTCCGGCGCCTAGAATGGATTCCCTCAGAGTGTCCGAGAGTTCTTCCCTACCGTTTTTTCGTTTCTCCGACCGAATCCATGATTTTTGTTCATCCTTCGATTTGAATTTCTTCAGGAGAAAAAACCGATCCCAAATCGAATGCCTCGTCTCGTAGTCCCTAAGAAAAAGGTCTTTTTCCTCGGCATTCAACTCGTTCCATCGACGCACTACGATCGCATCCAAAACTTTTATCGTACGCAAACCGATCTGATTGAATCGAAAATAATGATATGCTAATCCTACCAAAGACGGCTCTTTTCCCGAGACGGTCAGATCGTACAATAGAAATTTTTGGGATTCGTCCAAATTCGCTTTTTTATGGGAAAGCGCCAGTTTTTCCCGTAGGCCAAAATCGATCGGAATCGCCGTCTTTTCCGAAACGGAGTCCGAAAATCCCAGAAAAAAAAGTAGGATCCTGCCTTCCTGCGCTTCAGGAAGATCTTCGGGGAAGGAATTCAATAATTTCTTATACTCGTCCAGGCGTTCTTCGCAAAGCAGGAATGCGGAACACAGCGAGAAAAGTTCGCTATCCCAAACCACATGGCCTTCTAGTTCCTCTAAAAGCTCTTCGAAGAATAAACGTAGGAGCCTTTCCTCTCTTTCGGTGATTCCGTCTTCCCGAATCCAATCCGTTCGGGGAGAAAGGAAGGTAAACCGACCGAATAAGTCGGAACGAAAACAATCCAAGGGTTTTAAGTGAGTCAGAATACTACCGTTGTAGTTTTCCAGTATCTTCGTTTTTAAACGATAAACTTCCGAGGGAGCGGAAACCTCGGGTGAAGGTTTGGTCCCGACTGGCGCCTCCGAACGTTCCGTTTCAGGGCGACTCAGGGTGATCTCGGGCCATTCTGTTTGGGAAGCTGAAACCTGCATGCTTGACTACCTTTTTGGAGTTGAACCTTTGTAAACGAGAGAAAGAATGAAGAATCGCATGAAAAAGACGGTTCTCGTAACTCTACTATTTCTAGTTGTCGACAGTCTTTTAGGGAACGACGACGTAAAATACCTGACCAAGTCCTATAGTTTGGAAAAAATCAGACGCATCTTCCGAGAGCGTCACCCGACCACCGAATCCGAAGTTTATGCGATGGTCCGTTTTCATGAAACCCATCCAGACGGCGACGGAAACTCAAGATATCGATATTTAGTTTCCTTACTAAAAGGCAAAATGGTCGCCGGCGTGAGTCGAGAGGATCTTTTAGAAGTGATCGCCAATCCTCTACCTTCTACAAGCGCAATAACAAAGGTCGCATATTGGAAATTGTATGAGGAAATGGCAAAACGAAAAGCCCTTTCCTCGGGAGAATTAATAACCTATCTCAAAAAATTTCCTCAGCAATACGATCCGATCTACAGGAACTCAGTCTCCGAAATTTTAAAAATTCTCTACGAAACCAATCAATTTAAAGAGGCTAAAGAATACGCGGAGTCTTTTGCCGAGAAAGACCGACGGGAATATTTCGGAACAATGGCAAACTATCGCTACGGAAAAGCACTGTATAAATTCGGCGAGTTCCAAAAAGGGGAAGCGATTCTTTACGGATTGATGGAAGACGCGAATACTCCCTCGTACGTGAAAAAGGATATCTTTACGGATTTAAAAACCTGGAAAGGAGAATCTTTCTACCGATCTCTTCCCCCGGAAAAAGGGGTTCATTTTCTATCCTTCCTTTCCGCAAACGATCGAAAATCGTATCTTTCCTCTCATTCCAATTTCGGCTCCGTCCAGTTCGAAAAGCCGGAAAGTTTTAAAGCGGCGGCAACGATCCTAGTCTTATACCAACCGGAACGCATTCCTTCCATCCTTTCCAGATACAAGGGATTCGCTAACTCCAATTCCGATTTTACCGCAGCCATGTCCCGGGAACTCTCCAACCAAAGTCTAGGCGCTCAGGCTCTAAAAGTATTGGAAGACGTCTCTCCCCCTTCCACCGATGAAGTCGAATATGCGTATGCAAGAGCCTATAAGAAATTAGGAAATCGGGATAAATATTTCTCGCGCCTTCTCGCTTCTTTGGAACGCAATCCTTACAACTTAACCCGCCAAGACGAACTGATCGATCTGATCACGGGAGACCAAACTCATTTTTTAGAGGATTCTTATTGGAAGGATGCTTTACGAAGAATTCCGAATCTTCCCGTAAAAGGGAGACTCGTCTATTGGTATCTTCGAAATCTCAAGAATAAGGGCAGATCGGACGAACTTAGAGATTGGTTAAAATCGTATTATCGTTCCATTCCCGGTTCCTATTATACGAGAGTGATAAGAGAAGAGTTTTCGGGCGAGATCTCGCAAATTTCGCAACCGGAGAGTCCGTTACGAAACAAGGAGAGCTTATTCGAATATCTTTCGCTTACGGCGGGGGATCCCAAATTCGCCGGCAAAATCGTGGGTCGGGATTTGGAATTCGCTTATTTCCCGGAAGCGTTTCAATTAGATACTCGAATCGACTCGGCCCACAGTAGAATCCGAGGCAATCAGCTTCTACAAAACGCCCGGGATTATTTGGAGATAGGCGAGATGGTTTATGCCACGGCCTTAGTCGATAAGTACAAGTCCCAAAACGGAATCGGGGACGAGGAACGGGACGAAATTTTAGCCGCTTTAGGGGAAGCCACCGGAAACCAATATTTAACGGTTTTCCATATTCGTAATTTAATGAAAAAGCAACGGATTCCCGACGACGCGATTCTTCTTCCGTCCAAACTCGCTTCCAGAATTTATCCCCGCCCTCATCGGGATTTAGTGACTAGGTATTCCCAATCCTTCGGCATCGACGAAGACATAGTGTATGCCGTCATGAGACAGGAATCCTTTTTTAAGGAAAATGCGGTCTCGGTCTCCAACGCTCGCGGATTGATGCAGATTATGGGCGCGACGGGAAAAGGATTGGCGCAAGGACTCGGATTAGGCCCGTATTCGCTCTTCGATCCGGAAATATCCGTACAGATGGGCGCGAGATTCCTGAAATATCTTTTATCCAATAATGAAAACGACTTAAAGTGGGCTTCGATCGCCTATAACGGCGGCCCGGGTAATTTGAGAAAATGGAAACGGAATCACTATCGAGGAGACTTTAATCATTTTCTGGAAGAACTTCCGCTCAAAGAGCCGCGTGATTATTGCAGAATCGTAACGTCCAACTATTACAATTACCAGACTCTGAGGCAGTACAAGAACCGCTAAACCGAAGTTTATCTTTCCCTTTTTTTGGATTGTCTAGAATTTCCGATTCATAGGATAGTACTTACGGAAAGTTTCGAATCCGAAAAAGTCTTAAAGTCGACATGCCGGATTCGTGACCGAGGATTTGCTTTGGCATTTCATCGGATCCGTCGCATTCGACTGCCGTACTGAATATAGATACATTACCCAGGAGAAAAAAATGGCAAACACCGCAATCCTCAAAATCGATGGAAAGGAATACGAACTTCCCATTATTGTCGGGACCGAAAACGAGAAAGCGATCGATATTTCAAAACTCAGACAACAGACCGGTTATATTACCCTGGATAACGGCTATCTGAACACCGGCGCCTGCACGAGTGCGGTCACTTTCCTGGATGGAGAACTCGGAATATTAAGATACCGTGGTATTCCGATCGAACAACTCGCGGAACAATCCACGTTCACGGAAGTCGCATACTTGCTCATCTACGGGCATTTGCCTAACGACGCGGACCTTCAGAAATGGAATCAGGAACTGACGATGCATACCCTGATTCATGAAGATCTAAAACGTCTCTATAACGGTTTTCCGAAGGACGGTCATCCGATGGCGATCATGTCCTCGATGATCGGATCCTTATCGACTTATTATCAGGATTCCT
Encoded here:
- a CDS encoding RNA polymerase sigma factor; the encoded protein is MEHFFRHEYGRLVAMLSRRVGVQHIEDVEDIVQSSLITALETWIITGLPDNPSAWLYRVAYNKLMGELRQQTTRLRILKQNAKEEISGPDNDQEIFLEREVRDDLLLMLFVSCNEMIPLESQLVLALKTLCGFSIREIALRLFTSEANIYKRLGRARSCLRKLPPYTGELTAAQYSSRLPSVNKVLYLLFTEGYLSSHAFQPIRKELCDEAIRLTTLLAEHSIGQNSETFALLALMHLQSARMPARQDESGGLLLLEEQNRNLWDQRGILIGLEWLAKSANGDKFTKYHAEAGIAAEHCLAPSFREIRWERIVEYYLILEKIAPSALQKLNYAVAVAELEGPAEGLAILDGFEPPSRLSSSYIWSAVLADLHRRCGNIEMTNFYRDAAFEAALSPPVKELLRRRLGSGDIS
- a CDS encoding NADase-type glycan-binding domain-containing protein encodes the protein MQSTEPEGKFDIRYLSDNDEKTAWCTDKGPKDEYIFIAGETQANESYPDMESVRFDLTLKIYNGYGEHPELFQANNRIKKATLRIYEAAIGVSQDSKIGAYIAKGPIFSEELVFEFEDKPIKQSKIIPFQLKMKTKNKEKSGGVQLVGKFIINEVYKGKKYNDTCISELHLYITR
- a CDS encoding lytic transglycosylase domain-containing protein, which codes for MKKTVLVTLLFLVVDSLLGNDDVKYLTKSYSLEKIRRIFRERHPTTESEVYAMVRFHETHPDGDGNSRYRYLVSLLKGKMVAGVSREDLLEVIANPLPSTSAITKVAYWKLYEEMAKRKALSSGELITYLKKFPQQYDPIYRNSVSEILKILYETNQFKEAKEYAESFAEKDRREYFGTMANYRYGKALYKFGEFQKGEAILYGLMEDANTPSYVKKDIFTDLKTWKGESFYRSLPPEKGVHFLSFLSANDRKSYLSSHSNFGSVQFEKPESFKAAATILVLYQPERIPSILSRYKGFANSNSDFTAAMSRELSNQSLGAQALKVLEDVSPPSTDEVEYAYARAYKKLGNRDKYFSRLLASLERNPYNLTRQDELIDLITGDQTHFLEDSYWKDALRRIPNLPVKGRLVYWYLRNLKNKGRSDELRDWLKSYYRSIPGSYYTRVIREEFSGEISQISQPESPLRNKESLFEYLSLTAGDPKFAGKIVGRDLEFAYFPEAFQLDTRIDSAHSRIRGNQLLQNARDYLEIGEMVYATALVDKYKSQNGIGDEERDEILAALGEATGNQYLTVFHIRNLMKKQRIPDDAILLPSKLASRIYPRPHRDLVTRYSQSFGIDEDIVYAVMRQESFFKENAVSVSNARGLMQIMGATGKGLAQGLGLGPYSLFDPEISVQMGARFLKYLLSNNENDLKWASIAYNGGPGNLRKWKRNHYRGDFNHFLEELPLKEPRDYCRIVTSNYYNYQTLRQYKNR
- a CDS encoding PdxA family dehydrogenase, with product MDRILITEGDPCGIGPDLLEHSYSRVKSLSKDVFILLIRSQTKSPKKGWTSVEDPAAISRPGLYTWNTLALTPREEARLTVGKPSIESGKAAYSSLLAAIQLQKRFGGNLVTLPLSKEWVLRSGVKGFRGHTETLADSYDRKTYMLMAGRELNVLTLTTHVPLIKVPFYLKKIHVPSLIAAIRSAPLEKRKEIAFLGLNPHAGEGGQIGTEEKSILEPMISSFKKSGLNVVGPISADAAFTEQNRRRFSLFLSCYHDQGLIPFKMWEGKYGVNMTLGLDFLRVSPDHGTAFDIAGKGLADPESLLQCLDWASGKLPKINKIRRQK
- a CDS encoding bactofilin family protein, coding for MALVKNSSEVTNSTIGENSYFSGKFFINGSLKIDGKFEGKSLQAEQLYIGVSGKVKTNITAASVIVEGIVIGNITARNRVMLLPTSLILGDIRTPELIIQNGVTLEGRCMISSDLKHSNKERIELEYSKDSLSLEKLFGKQTGKEA
- a CDS encoding YciI family protein, whose translation is MPNQKYLCIQRGQSGKVDKPSPAEMEEMYAIFNTWKEKFRDNIVDMGGRLKGGKIVTSDGVTDGPFTETKEMIGGYMIISAKSLEEAIEVARQCPGVVRPGSSVEVREINVP